One Perca flavescens isolate YP-PL-M2 chromosome 14, PFLA_1.0, whole genome shotgun sequence genomic window carries:
- the slc30a8 gene encoding zinc transporter 8 gives MFKKKDPEKMALVSDVRNSYTTLSVSNQEALQMDDTGDIKHCHDNSHAQEDRELEKKVAKRRLYVVSVICLVFMIGEILGGYFAGSLAVMTDAAHLLVDLVSFIISLLSLWLSSRPATHKLSYGWHRAEILGALLSVFTIWLVTGVLVYLAVVRILDDNYTIEGTIMLITSGCAVVANVIMAFALHQSGHGHSHGGLSSPGHGHSHNGHSSHSNSNGGQGHSHSKQQRQRAQQGNASVRAAFAHVLGDLLQSVSVFLSAIIIFFKPEYKIADPICTFLFSIFVLCTTLTIMRDIVIVLMEGTPAGVKYGEVRDGLLAVKGVTAVHNLHIWALTMNQTVLTAHVAIDETVDAQTVLREMTQACFSSYNFHSVTIQMERQADLKPGCNLCEDPKK, from the exons ATGTTCAAAAAAAAGGATCCAGAAAAAATGGCTCTGGTGTCAGACGTGAGGAACTCGTACACCACTCTAAG CGTGTCCAACCAGGAGGCGTTACAGATGGACGACACAGGTGACATCAAGCATTGCCATGACAACAGCCATGCACAGGAGGATCGTGAACTAGAGAAGAAAGTCGCCAAGAGGAGGCTGTATGTAGTCTCAGTCATCTGCCTGGTTTTCATGATTGGTGAAATCCTTG GTGGGTATTTTGCAGGCAGTCTTGCAGTGATGACAGACGCTGCCCACCTGCTTGTGGACCTAGTCAGCTTCATTATCAGTCTGTTATCCCTCTGGCTCTCCTCTAGACCTGCTACACACAAGCTCAGCTACGGCTGGCATCGTGCAG AGATCCTGGGTGCGCTGCTCTCTGTTTTCACCATCTGGCTGGTAACAGGAGTGTTGGTTTACCTGGCTGTGGTGCGCATTCTCGACGATAACTACACCATCGAGGGGACTATCATGCTCATTACCTCTGGTTGTGCAGTGGTGGCTAATGTTAT CATGGCCTTCGCTCTTCACCAGTCCGGCCACGGCCACAGTCACGGGGGTCTCAGTTCACCCGGGCACGGCCACAGTCACAACGGTCACAGCTCGCACAGCAACAGTAACGGGGGTCAAGGGCACAGCCACAGTAAGCAACAAA GACAGAGGGCTCAGCAGGGCAACGCCAGTGTGCGAGCAGCCTTCGCCCATGTGTTGGGAGATCTTCTCCAGAGCGTCAGCGTGTTTCTCAGCGCCATCATTATTTTCTTTAAG CCAGAATATAAGATTGCTGACCCCATCTGCACATTCCTGTTCTCCATATTTGTCTTGTGCACCACGCTCACCATCATGAGGGATATTGTAATTGTCCTGATGGAAG GCACTCCAGCAGGGGTGAAATATGGTGAAGTGCGGGATGGTCTGCTAGCAGTGAAGGGGGTGACGGCGGTCCACAACCTTCACATCTGGGCCCTCACCATGAACCAGACTGTACTGACTGCACACGTAGCCATAG ACGAGACAGTGGATGCTCAGACTGTCCTGAGGGAAATGACACAGGCTTGTTTCTCCTCCTACAACTTCCACTCTGTTACGATTCAAATGGAGAGACAGGCCGACCTGAAGCCTGGATGTAACCTGTGTGAGGATCCCAAGAAGTAG
- the aard gene encoding alanine- and arginine-rich domain-containing protein, with product MRKCISGCQRTCREATRERAHTYSTCPTHSYPPSMDRDSQSEDTLSTIVLENIKNKLIHAFRATGGSRENPQDSGSTVRPVSIGRSYQANEELRRAQIDGAITWLRSELLEMRSQDLQLAQTLLGLNTEIQRLRRESFGGVEVEGDDQQ from the exons ATGAGAAAGTGTATATCAGGCTGTCAAAGAACGTGCAGGGAGGCAACACGTGAGAGGGCACACACTTACAGTACCTGCCCTACACATTCATACCCTCCCAGCATGGACCGGGACAGTCAAAGCGAGGATACTTTGTCCACTATTGTTCTGgagaacattaaaaacaaactgattCATGCCTTCAGGGCGACAGGAGGGTCTAGAGAAAACCCTCAAGACTCTGGTTCCACCGTCAGACCAGTCAGCATCGGTAGGAGTTACCAAGCCAATGAAGAGCTGCGGAGGGCGCAGATAGATGGAGCGATAACCTGGCTGAGGTCTGAACTG CTGGAGATGCGCTCACAGGACCTCCAGCTGGCTCAGACACTGCTGGGGCTCAACACAGAGATCCAAAGACTGAGGAGGGAGAGTTTCGGAGGTGTGGAAGTAGAGGGGGATGATCAGCAGTAA